Proteins encoded within one genomic window of Vanrija pseudolonga chromosome 3, complete sequence:
- the Nf1_1 gene encoding Neurofibromin, giving the protein MPLRRASGHTSFNSPAGRVRSVDIQHADNPSLHDGGGQLTRPEMISGEQRVVQTLVKRLVDKLPCNSGIKLAILENDEGIKTTVESLLQISRLQLSVVAHTLASALDTLAKLYAAVPLVDVPLDTIQSQLFILHILLMCLSESWRINTAASPYQPSELPQCWPDPAPLDDNLARHLLGILVSYTRLISQDNSGQLGIPVPLSSKDGKSASSSTVNSWNRQVSPSSTAFSLGAQFIQQHSYPAASGKAPPPVSESLLAPTASTTATAIAQVTRYTARIIFFLSASNWPLVLSRIKARVAHLTTTLEENPELIELRLLEWSNVDFSRLAQVLQDWQQPIQHVKRPAQTALANALRKAIWNWIDVYPYEYQQLIEGKRKLDSADIIFEAISGSSEASASGKRGKTYYPFLAMLLVLSPDSLRKVALGETGRTSGLSKKANFIESLRKGLTQAKSFEACVICAVDLVRAALSCSPRLEGSGIRTLLPDLHNDLKNALFYSSLTSEITDASVLVDGLVALYRYTPSLTTSLIFPKLWNDSADAYKMIGVRACTIIVTEGQRLPWYPPVHELRPDVAPSVRVILKSQTNALIGNKSKGLPIRGSIDLTGSQTDLIWEVLNLMALDPAFAFDGAGDSNDTLGQTLVVISSLTSTLCPMTIRAQAAKTNIAILERLLDSMGVDAPRAAMAANSAVPIWQILIDASRQLLVDFHMGNVSDLALIAGAFRQTVLTVWKAATTMPDIMTKAPNARAAVLVAKVATITSLIGPDVQQTNMASQSLRALSKLVLLVRSGISNSQAQLDEITDHSTMLAELASLPPATGRQLQQRAIRRVIKQHIRASTLLSTIWIGLNARATALAAKIAKAEASESNGDRDSRRRMLSADIVGLNEDESKEWQNLIAFLCSTSSVALQDNIAPVTVTDTLGKGVLPRVYEEPIDLTAHVESFIRQSVDLLISSSIHVREAAKDALGTELPLGLSRVLILQMTKLLSHAFVPGGVAASETFTIYVDQAIAVLKSTVERVSPGDNGVQVEMGELLYLIAQYTHRLGREDYQMRIKQRYCQLIEVVLNRPDFAILGNNNKLRNAVLEWMCEWSIESFRDGEGSKNLVGNDRIQRDLDHACLRAMIPVTDNLIIKPPGAESEDTQLVVKSRLFYRYYHMLVRVLERSANSAETESSHVATSVSGLSMKVSNTETYPALAIQVLSNLLSANIDVGLKHCLTLGYHDDPTIRTAFMQLISNILQQDTRFGGLATKTGITAPKAYFEALTSPNLALAMAMCDVCPPGEVDEVSLMLFRVFEAKGSLLSLMKLLIEREVSQTSTLSHCGIARANRALDHESELFRANSITTRLLTMFGRAYGYNYCRSTLQPLIHHLEEKPPECSFELDPSKVPEEEIGRNAEHLRLMCQALLEVIYTSADNAPVMFKALCHHIWDSVEDRFPDSRHSAVGSFLFLRFLCPAIVAPEAMDLDVNPDTRDTRRALLLITKVVQNLANNVLFGNKEAHMKVLNPFLSENIRQVTKFLSELAVRPRSWEVAQAIKTFQEEAERNLDTDGDNMLIQRFVFRHIARLETSLENMPQTFRGRSNDRNIRLELDGRAAAASLRLLMEETGPPVDFTRLSSNARNQVFDDFMRHNADRSTESVDGVFYEGPANQNQRRIFYFIVSRVTYIDYDLLAYHIFSKIANIAEPFDLVIDLTDFSPSTELPSAWLRRAIQMAPPSLWGHVATIALYNPNSYARKRVRRIIAELPAVGNGFTKNIVGASSPAELAEFVPFTTLMLPEHTLALAFEADHVFTNLLWLADHESQMPVVVKLGDDCLQVASWRKQDITPTVKSYIIDVVNLKDVNDVILGQGAGAGVGGGPASDQLVVKHSQNQTVTFISRKRGEMAQIIRSARSRLRESPSTEDRVLRPSDVPGTLLNVALLNLSSNDETLRMGAYGLVHELSQFFKFDLSSLVTPVSAGLLIPGNSLEFVYKLSKLLASSAPNLTLEFLKEWIIGFTKADLPQKTACLHYVPPWLANLELFAKPTRDDGVEPIKQVIEIIRNLISLTATEKKRLHLSFQEHVWSVIGKSHDALVDLVVSELLNYAFAAGPGSERAENAAEILVSLSSTAVKGKLIVRLRKTISQTYSTPTNNLTENNAWTEIIILARLNLALTFSPQSPLDTQVFLPELLFCIVLLAGVGPVLMRQTVYGLTMSIVQSLSISFSGGDMDTTTLHHLLKRLQQPEMINAFGLQQMAYNFELSGLSQNDQYGNLYLDSLDLVIKFLMDVLSAGAPTTDCANAWRARWTGLIASTAFQHNPATQSQCFLALGHLASEEADDDLVFQTLGSLRTSVHKLNETNTVHVISVLRSLTRLLPGLSRRSKYPPIFFWLAVGLMEVSYIPIFAPALELLLSTLRHMEGEGLFANGIFEYLLPVRRRYIEAARNLDQVCGVSFDTNPYFSLVAVVYKGVRHPNTRKLTIVTLTELLRLSSSIRLEPIEEDAPLIGSRSVAFFTSLLPIAAAQASDLKGLFTAAGVDVAEEELRDLSTLSVFDLLSIPDNSTALLLVTLIVTMLHSASTDTERLVLYRLLAEASIEMPDVVALAYDSLIPRMAGVMGSTSSTAILSAVTVIMERAMADASYSFAPVPIAGNESTQSLHQKNFSTSINNSAAPMPVVTPHGTREQVLDDLGMRGLNDMSFQPGSADRLTGIGNWVGQLIEAICEVPK; this is encoded by the exons ATGCCGCTCCGACGGGCCTCTGGTCACACATCCTTTAATTCACCCGCCGGTCGCGTTCGCTCGGTAGACATTCAGCATGCCGACAACCCTTCCCtccacgacggcgggggACAACTTACAAGGCCAGAAATGATATCGGGCGAGCAGAGGGTGGTCCAGACGCTCGTAAAGCGTTTGGTTGATAAA CTGCCATGCAATTCCGGTATCAAACTCGCCATCTTGGAGAATGACGAAGGTATCAAGACGACGGTCGAGAGCTTGCTCCAGATCTCCCGACTGCAACTCTCGGTCGTCGCACACACGCTGGCCAGTGCCCTCGACACCCTTGCCAAG CTGTATGCCGCTGtgcccctcgtcgacgttCCGCTGGACACGATTCAATCTCAGCTCTTCATCCTTCACATCCTGTTAATGTGCCTTTCCGAGTCATGGCGCATCAACACTGCAGCCTCCCCATACCAGCCATCAGAACTTCCGCAATGCTGGCCAGATCCCGCTCCTTTGGACGACAACCTCGCGCGCCATCTCCTCGGCATCTTGGTTTCCTACACTCGCTTGATCTCGCAAGACAACAGTGGGCAGTTGGGGATCCCAGTGCCGCTGTCTAGCAAGGACGGGAAGTCGGCTTCCAGCTCAACAGTCAACTCGTGGAACCGACAAGtcagcccgagctcgactgcCTTCTCTCTTGGTGCTCAGTTCATTCAGCAGCACTCGTACCCAGCAGCGTCAGGAAAGGCCCCTCCTCCGGTCTCCGAGTCTCTGTTAGCGCCAACAGCGTCCACAACGGCGACCGCAATTGCCCAGGTGACCAGGTACACGGCCCGCATCATCTTCTTCCTCTCGGCTTCCAACTGGCCCTTGGTTCTGTCGCGTATCAAGGCCAGGGTGGCCCACCTGACGACGACTCTGGAAGAAAATCCAGAGCTGATCGAGTTGCGGCTCCTCGAATGGTCCAATGTCGACTTCTCTCGTCTCGCGCAGGTGCTCCAGGACTGGCAGCAGCCGATCCAGCATGTCAAGCGTCCGGCCCAGACTGCTTTGGCAAATGCGTTGCGGAAAGCCATCTGGAACTGGATCGATGTCTACCCATACGAGTACCAGCAGCTCATTGAAGGCAAACGCAAGCTTGACAGCGCTGATATCATCTTCGAGGCCATCTCTGGCTCGAGCGAGGCTTCGGCCAGTGGCAAGCGCGGCAAGACGTACTACCCATTCCTGGCCATGTTGCTCGTCctctcgcccgactcgcttCGAAAGGTCGCTCTGGGCGAGACTGGCCGAACAAGCGGCTTGAGCAAGAAGGCCAATTTCATTGAAAGTCTTCGCAAGGGCTTGACACAGGCCAAGTCTTTCGAGGCTTGTGTCATTTGTGCCGTCGATCTGGTTCGCGCAGCCCTGTCGTGCAGCCCACGGCTTGAGGGCTCTGGTATCAGGACTCTTCTACCAGACTTGCACAACGACCTCAAG AATGCCCTCTTCTACTCGTCCTTGACATCAGAAATCACCGACGCCAGCGTGCTGGTGGATGGACTCGTTGCCCTTTACCGCTACACCCCGAGCCTCACAACATCCCTCATCTTCCCGAAACTGTGGAACGACTCTGCGGACGCCTACAAGATGATTGGAGTGCGAGCCTGCACCATTATCGTGACAGAGGGCCAGCGCTTGCCTTGGTACCCGCCTGTCCACGAGCTGCGGCCAGATGTTGCCCCATCCGTCCGTGTCATTCTCAAG TCCCAGACCAACGCGCTGATAGGCAACAAATCCAAGGGTCTGCCGATTCGTGGAAGCATTGACCTCACGGGATCACAGACCGACTTGATTTGGGAGGTTCTCAACCTGATGGCTCTGGACCCGGCGTTCGCATTCGATGGCGCTGGTGACTCAAACGACACTCTGGGACAGACGTTGGTTGTCATTTCGTCGTTGACAAGCACGCTCTGCCCCATGACGATTCGTGCACAGGCGGCCAAGACAAACATTGCAATCCTGGAGAGACTCCTCGACTCCATGGGTGTTGATGCTCCTCGGGCTGCTATGGCTGCCAACTCGGCTGTCCCCATCTGGCAGATCCTTATCGACGCCAGCCGACAGTTGCTTGTCGATTTCCACATGGGCAACGTGTCCGACCTCGCTCTCATTGCAGGCGCATTCCGGCAAACAGTGCTCACAGTCTGGAAGgctgcgacgacgatgccCGACATCATGACCAAGGCACCAAACGCACGAGCAGCTGTTTTGGTTGCTAAAGTCGCCACGATTACGAGCTTGATCGGTCCAGATGTCCAGCAGACAAACATGGCGTCGCAGTCACTCCGTGCTCTCAGCAAGTTGGTCCTCCTCGTTCGGTCTGGTATCAGCAATAGCCAGGCCCAGCTGGACGAGATTACGGATCATTCGACGATGCTGGCTGAGCTCGCAAGTTTGCCTCCTGCCACTGGTCGCCAGCTGCAGCAACGCGCCATCCGGAGGGTCATCAAGCAGCACATCCGTGCCTCCACCCTGCTCAGCACCATCTGGATTGGATTGAATGCCCGTGCTACGGCCCTTGCCGCCAAAATCGCAAAGGCCGAGGCGTCTGAAAGCAACGGCGACCGCGACAGTCGCCGTCGAATGCTGAGTGCTGACATTGTCGGGCTGAACGAA GACGAATCTAAGGAGTGGCAGAATCTCATCGCGTTCCTGTGCAGCACCAGCAGTGTCGCCCTTCAGGACAATATCGCCCCTGTCACTGTGACGGACACTCTGGGCAAAGGTGTCTTGCCCCGAGTGTACGAGGAGCCCATCGACCTCACTGCGCATGTGGAGTCGTTTATCCGCCAGTCGGTCGACCTTTTGATCAGCAGCTCTATCCACGTTCGTGAAGCGGCCAAGGATGCCCTGGGAACTGAGCTGCCTCTGGGCCTGAGCCGAGTCCTGATTCTTCAGATGACCAAGCTCTTGTCTCATGCGTTCGTGCCCGGTGGTGTGGCCGCCTCTGAGACTTTCACGATTTACGTCGACCAGGCCATTGCTGTGCTCAAGTCGACAGTCGAGCGCGTTAGTCCTGGTGACAACGGCGTTCAGGTGGAAATGGGCGAGCTCCTGTACCTGATCGCCCAGTACACGCACCGATTGGGCCGGGAGGACTACCAGATGCGCATCAAGCAGAGATACTGCCAGCTCATCGAGGTTGTGCTCAACAGGCCAGACTTTGCGATCCttggcaacaacaacaagctcCGAAACGCTGTGCTCGAGTGGATGTGCGAGTGGTCCATCGAATCGTTCAgagacggcgagggcagcaAGAATCTTGTGGGCAACGACAGGATACAGCGGGATCTCGACCACGCCTGTCTGCGGGCCATGATCCCCGTCACCGACAACCTGATCATCAAGCCACCTGGTGCCGAGTCGGAAGACACCCAGCTTGTTGTCAAATCGCGTCTGTTCTACCGCTACTACCACATGCTGGTGCGAGTCCTGGAGAGGTCTGCAAACTCGGCGGAGACCGAGTCTTCGCATGTCGCCACCTCGGTCTCTGGTCTCAGCATGAAGGTGTCCAACACGGAAACGTACCCCGCACTCGCCATTCAGGTCTTGTCCAACCTCCTGTCCGCCAACATCGACGTTGGTCTGAAGCACTGCCTGACGCTCGGCTACCACGACGACCCCACGATCCGCACAGCCTTCATGCAGCTGATCTCCAACATTCTCCAGCAAGACACTCGTTTCGGTGGTCTTGCAACCAAGACTGGCATCACGGCACCCAAGGCCTACTTTGAAGCCCTCACTTCCCCAAACCTTGCATTGGCCATGGCAATGTGCGACGTGTGCCCGCCCGGCGAAGTGGACGAAGTGTCATTGATGCTCTTCCGCGTTTTCGAGGCCAAGGGCAGCCTCCTGAGCTTGATGAAGCTCCTCATCGAACGCGAGGTGTCTCAGACCAGTACGTTATCTCACTGTGGTATTGCCAGAGCTAACCGCGCATTAGACCACGAGTCCGAGCTGTTCCGCGCCAACTCGATCACGACAAGACTGCTCACCATGTTTGGTCGTGCGTACGGCTACAACTACTGCCGATCAACATTACAACCACTTATCCACCACTTGGAGGAGAAGCCACCAGAGTGCTCGTTTGAGCTGGACCCGTCCAAGGTtcccgaggaggagattggcCGCAATGCCGAGCACCTTCGGCTCATGTGCCAGGCACTTCTCGAGGTCATCTACACGTCTGCGGACAACGCCCCGGTCATGTTCAAGGCACTCTGCCATCACATCTGGGACTCTGTCGAGGACCGTTTCCCCGACTCGCGTCACTCGGCGGTCGGTTCGTTCCTGTTCCTGCGCTTCTTGTGCCCTGCCATCGTTGCCCCTGAGGCCATGGACCTGGACGTCAACCCCGACACTAGGGACACGCGccgtgcgctgctgctgatcACCAAGGTCGTGCAGAACTTGGCCAACAATGTCCTGTTCGGCAACAAGGAGGCCCACATGAAGGTGCTGAACCCGTTCCTGTCTGAGAACATTCGACAGGTCACAAAGTTCCTCTCAGAGCTGGCAGTCCGGCCAAGGAGTTGGGAGGTGGCGCAGGCCATCAAGACCTTCCAagaggaggcggagcgcaACCTCGACACGGACGGTGACAACATGCTAATCCAGCGATTCGTCTTCAGGCACATTGCTCGCTTGGAAACTTCGCTGGAGAACATGCCGCAAACGTTCCGCGGGCGGTCAAACGATCGCAACATtcgtctcgagctcgacggcagAGCTGCGGCCGCATCGCTTCGCCTCCTTATGGAGGAGACTGGCCCGCCCGTCGACTTTACTCGCCTGAGCTCGAACGCACGCAACCAGGTCTTTGACGACTTTATGCGCCACAATGCCGACCGAAGCACCGAGAGCGTCGATGGCGTCTTCTACGAAGGCCCTGCGAACCAGAACCAGAGACGAATCTTCTACTTCATCGTCTCGCGTGTCACATACATCGACTATGATCTCTTGGCGTACCACATCTTCTCCAAGATTGCGAACATTGCCGAGCCTTTCGACCTTGTCATCGACTTGACCGATTTCTCGCCGTCCACCGAGTTGCCTTCGGCCTGGCTTCGCCGTGCCATCCAAATGGCTCCGCCGTCGCTGTGGGGCCACGTCGCGACCATCGCGCTGTACAACCCCAACTCGTACGCCCGCAAGCGTGTGCGCCGCATCATCGCCGAGCTTCCAGCTGTCGGCAACGGCTTTACGAAGAACATTGTTGGAGCTAGCAGccctgccgagctcgccgagtttGTTCCGTTCACGACGCTTATGCTTCCGGAGCATACGCTGGCGCTTGCCTTTGAAGCCGACCATGTCTTCACCAACTTgctctggctggctgaccaCGAAAGCCAGATGCCAGTCGTCGTGAAGCTGGGCGACGATTGCCTCCAAGTGGCCTCGTGGCGCAAGCAGGACATTACTCCTACCGTCAAGTCATACAtcatcgacgtcgtcaaCCTCAAGGACGTCAACGACGTTATCCTTGGTCAAGGCGCGGGAGCAGGCGTGGGAGGGGGGCCAGCCTCAGACCAGCTTGTGGTCAAGCACTCTCAGAACCAAACGGTCACGTTCATCTCGCGTAAGCGTGGCGAGATGGCGCAGATCATCCGCTCGGCACGCAGTCGCCTCCGAGAGTCGCCATCGACGGAGGACCGTGTTCTCAGGCCCAGCGACGTCCCAGGCACTCTGTTGAATGTCGCGCTCCTGAACCTTTCGTCGAATGACGAGACGTTGCGCATGGGGGCGTACGGTCTTGTTCACGAGCTCTCTCAGTTCTTCAAGTTTGACCTGTCGTCTCTCGTCACCCCGGTGTCCGCCGGCCTCCTCATTCCTGGAAACTCGCTCGAGTTCGTCTACAAGCTTAGCAAGCTTctcgccagctcggcgccgaaccTCACCCTCGAGTTCCTCAAGGAGTGGATCATTGGCTTCACAAAGGCAGACCTGCCTCAGAAGACGGCCTGCCTTCACTACGTGCCCCCTTGGCTTGCCAACCTGGAACTGTTCGCCAAGCCGACTCGAGACGACGGCGTTGAACCTATCAAGCAAGTCATCGAGATCATCCGCAACTTGATTTCGTTGACGGCAACGGAGAAGAAGCGCCTCCACCTGTCCTTCCAAGAGCACGTCTGGAGCGTTATCGGCAAGTCCCACGACGCTCTGGTTGATCTCGTGGTCTCGGAGCTGCTTAACTATGCCTTTGCTGCCGGACCTGGCTCGGAGAGAGCGGAGAACGCTGCCGAGATTCTCGTCTCGCTCAGCTCTACTGCTGTCAAGGGCAAGCTCATTGTCCGTCTGCGCAAGACCATTTCGCAGACCTACTCTACGCCTACCAACAACCTCACCGAGAACAATGCGTGGACTGAGATCATCATTCTGGCGCGCCTCAACCTCGCGCTCACGTTCAGCCCGCAGTCGCCTCTCGATACGCAGGTCTTCCTTCCGGAGCTCCTGTTCTGTATTGTGCTCCTCGCCGGAGTCGGCCCCGTTCTCATGCGGCAGACAGTCTATGGCTTGACCATGAGCATTGTTCAGTCCTTGTCGATTTCATTCTCGGGTGGCGACATGGACACAACCACACTCCACCACCTGCTCAAGAGACTGCAGCAACCCGAGATGATCAACGCATTCGGCCTCCAGCAGATGGCGTACAACTTTGAGCTCTCGGGTCTCTCCCAGAACGACCAGTATGGCAATTTGtacctcgactcgctcgacctcgttATCAAGTTCTTGATGGACGTCCTCTCGGCTGGTGCGCCGACTACCGACTGCGCCAAcgcctggcgcgctcgctggACCGGCTTGatcgcctcgaccgccttcCAGCACAACCCTGCCACGCAGTCGCAGTGTttccttgccctcggccacctggcgagcgaggaggctGACGACGACCTAGTCTTCCAGACTCTTGGCTCCCTCAGGACCAGCGTTCACAAGCTCAACGAGACCAACACGGTTCACGTCATATCAGTGCTTCGCAGTCTGACGAGGCTGCTACCTGGCTTGTCACGTCGCAGCAAGTACCCTCCAATCTTCTTCTGGCTTGCAGTTGGCCTCATGGAGGTGTCGTACATCCCCATCTTTGCGCCagccctcgagctgcttctcAGCACCCTTCGGCAcatggagggcgagggcttgTTCGCCAACGGCATCTTCGAGTACCTCCTTCCTGTGCGCCGCCGGTACATTGAGGCTGCGCGCAACCTCGACCAGGTGTGCGGCGTGAGCTTTGACACGAACCCGTACTTCTCCCTCGTGGCGGTTGTCTACAAGGGTGTTCGCCATCCCAACACGCGCAAGCTTACGATTGTGACTCTGACCGAGTTGCTGCGACTCTCGAGCTCAATTCGTCTCGAGCCGATCGAGGAGGATGCGCCATTGATTGGGTCGCGCAGCGTTGCGTTCTTCACCTCCCTGCTTCCCATTGCAGCCGCGCAGGCGAGCGACCTCAAGGGGCTGTTCACTGCCGCTGGTGTcgatgtcgccgaggaggagttGCGTGACCTGTCGACGTTGTCGGTCTTTGACCTCTTGAGCATTCC GGACAACTCGACTGCTCTACTTCTTGTCACTCTTATTGTGACCATGCTGCACTCGGCAAGCACCGACACGGAGCGACTTGTTCTTTACAGACTgctggccgaggcgagcaTTGAGATGCCCGATGTCGTGGCTCTTGC CTACGACTCGTTGATCCCCCGAATGGCGGGTGTGATGGGCTCGACATCGTCGACTGCGATTCTGTCGGCCGTCACGGTCATCATGGAGCGAGCAATGGCAGACGCGTCCTACTCGTTCGCGCCGGTACCGATTGCGGGCAACGAGTCGACGCAGTCGCTCCACCAAAAGAACTTCTCGACGTCGATCAACAACTCTGCTGCGCCGATGCCTGTGGTGACTCCCCACggcacgcgcgagcaggTGCTGGACGACCTTGGCATGAGAGGTCTGAACGACATGTCGTTCCAGCCCGGCTCTGCCGACCG CCTCACTGGCATTGGCAACTGGGTTGGGCAGCTCATTGAGGCTATCTGCGAGGTGCCAAAGTGA